The sequence attataaaattgcataatgaattgccaattgcattgccatttgaattttgctacatatacgCTTCCATAGTTGTCTTCTTTTAAGCAGTCAAGTCAAGTGCACCACatcagtttgtttatttaaaaaaacatttctgacTGCAAACATGGAAGATAATGATTCAATAGCCAAACTCAGACATTTCTCAAAACTGGACTTTCAATCCAaaaaggagataataaatgatGGAAGACCAATGCCGGAGCTTAACGGGTTGCTTCAAACGACGGGACAGAAAGTAACGCGGTCTTTTCAAACAGAGTGGTACCGCCGAAAAGACTGGCTTTGTGGCTGTGCTGTGGGGTAAGGACTCAATACAGTCAATATCGGTTGAAGATGCCAAAATAAACAACTCAAATTGAACCATGTTCAAATGCAATGTTTTATCCTAACATCCACTGTCTCCATTCCTTCGCCAGGACAGAAGGCTACAATGACATCAGGCAACATGAGCAGCGATGAAGAGAGGAGTATGAGAGAGTGCGAGCAGTACGTGCAGAAACACAACATCCAGCAGCTGCTGAAGGACTGCATCGTCCAGCTGTGCACCTCGCGGCCAGACCGGCCAATGGCTTTCCTCAAAGAGTACTTTGACAAACTGGAAAAGGTGAAGTGTCAATCATGAGCTGACATCTTGGGAGTCTCGTGTGCATTCTGCTCTGCTCTGAAGTCGGTTACCTTCGTATTGGATATTATGCTGTTGTCTGAATGACCGATGTGCTGCTCTCACATTGGACTTGCTGCAGTTGTATGCTGTGATTTTGGTTTTTGATCATTTGGCGGGATAACTTAATATTAGTGTCCTCGTGGACTCACCAACCTTCTGGATTTTTAATTAACCATTTGACTAGCAACTGATATTGAAACAGGCaaaaatgatattatattaCGCATGTAAAATGTTGATTTAGAAGCTTTTTTTTCGGGACCATTA comes from Gadus macrocephalus chromosome 2, ASM3116895v1 and encodes:
- the LOC132470011 gene encoding LOW QUALITY PROTEIN: cAMP-dependent protein kinase type I-alpha regulatory subunit-like (The sequence of the model RefSeq protein was modified relative to this genomic sequence to represent the inferred CDS: inserted 1 base in 1 codon), with the translated sequence MQCFILTSTVSIPSPGQKATMTSGNMSSDEERSMRECEQYVQKHNIQQLLKDCIVQLCTSRPDRPMAFLKEYFDKLEKEESMQMLLQQKASGSRSDSRSEEVXPPMNPVVRGRRRRGAISVEVYNEEDAASYVRKSHLIVTKPFINGETVVVFD